The Setaria viridis chromosome 9, Setaria_viridis_v4.0, whole genome shotgun sequence sequence CTCTAGTTTTGCAGTGCCTGTCTCACAAAATCCGCCCAGCAACAAAGATATTACACGAATTTTAAGTTACAGCCATTGAAGACCAAATCTGTTGTCGGTCCCTCAATTCCAAATCTCATCGCTTCAGCCGTGAAACCGTGACAGTGAACGATCCACTCTACTAATACCCATCTGTAGAAAGCTCCACTCCTATGAAAAAAGATCGTTCTAAAAAGGTGACGTGAAGTGTATGTGCATCAGTAAACGAATTGGTGGCCGTCGTGGCTCGACATGTCAACTATATACCAGTCTGCTCGGCGCCATCTAATCTTCCGCATGCATGATCTCGCCCATCATGATCCGATTGCTGTGAACCTTGAACCCCAAAAGAGACGAGCTCAGCCTTGTACCTTTCTTCCCTTTCTTCTGAATGTCCAATGCAGCAGATGCCATATTGAACACGGAACCTCCACTCTCACTTGTAGATTGGAATTCCGACCTGGTTATGTAGAGAACATAAGTTTTCAGCGCATAAAGAATGCATGAGAAGTGTATGAAACAGGGCTCAAAGGAATAAATTGTAGATGCCTTTATGCTATTTGATTATAAGCACTGGTAAGACTGTAACCCCGACTTGTTCTTATGAATAAAAACCATGTACGAGATTAAGAATACAAAATAATATGCAGCAAGATAATCCCAGGATTCAGATCCTCTGTGAAGGCATTGGAGGGAGCACGATGACTGAATATTATAAGCTCATCTAGTGAAGTGCTGGAAACCAAACTAACGTGTTTCTACTTGTGGGTAAAAAAGGTAGCATAGGAGTATCAAAACACACACGAACGACTTCAGAAATACTAATGGACCAATGGCGCATGGCAGCTAAAGTTGTGTATATCGAACCGAAGAAGCTAATCAGTCTAAGCACCGCTCGATCTATGCGTAACATGGACCTGAGCAGTTTGATATTTTAAAGTCAAAATATGTTACATCAAAGTGCCCATATTTTGTTTATCCTGCTAGAAACAATTGAAGCTACCCATTTTTACCTTTTATTCAGTGCACAAAGATTGCAATTTACCTTATAACCCCTATATATTTTATTACCATATATTTGGGAAAAGATACAAAATACAGTGTTGTGCAAGAAAAGTTGCTATACCATCGGACATCTGAATGACATTTTATTCGTGACCGCAGAATAACCAACATATGCACAAGGCCAAAGAAAGTTGTGTTGTTGAAGTTGAAAGATCAAAGACCAAAATCATATTGCAGACACCTCAATCTTGAAATCTAGTATTTTTTCAAGTCAAAATGCAGGTTCAAGGACACACATCATGAATCTTACTACTACGTACATTAAAACAAGTTTAACAGATTAAACAGACTCAAAACCAGAGAGTATATGCGATGGATGTGAATAATAAGTTGCACTACTGACATGTCCAATTGTCCAATTGTCCATTAAACAAACACTTGTCACATGACGCAAAAAAATAACCAGAAAACTCTCACGGTTTAGTTGCAGATCAACTTTAACAGAAAATCCTTAAGTGCTATTTAATGTATATTAGTTGTAAGTTTGCTAGCAGAGGGTATAAGTTCGGAAAGGTCAAGGTCCAAATTTTCATTGATAAGAATGAAGAAAAGCTGAAAAAGTTATCCCATAGCTAAAAACATACTTATCTTGCTTTGCATGCTCACGAGACCCCCAAAATAGATCCTCATCAGAATTAGTATAGGAGTGACTGGAAACATGGGAAGTCATTTGGAGGGTTTTGGTAACCCCCAATGGAGGTGATCCAGAACCTTGCAAGGATGAATCATTCCCATGACTTTGCTGGTTCATAGGCTCTTTTGCATGGGATGATGCTGGTACTACTTGTTGCAGACTACCTGATTCCCGTTCTTCCATCTGAATATCTCTCAGAGACAATGGTTTGCACACCTGTAGAGTGTCAGTAAACCATGCTGGGCCAGGTGCAGCATTTGCTTCATCGTTCTTCCAAGGAACAAAATCTCCCAGAGATGGAGCACTTGGCTGAGGAGGAAGTTCGTCCTTTTCTTGCTGGGCCTGCGTGACAGACTTTCCCTTTTCAATAGGCACAGATACCACAGATGGATTAAACGAACCAAGTGGTGCTGGGGCTTTAACTGCAGAACCTTTGGATTTCTCTGCcttgttccttttctttcttgtgtCCTTGACCTCAATGAAATCACCATCATCAAGATAATGAGCATCACACTGAGTAGCATAAGGTGCCAAAGGAGGAAAAGATGTATCATCAGCACTGTCTATGATGACAGCATCTTTATCATTCGACTTTACCAGTACCTCTTCCGCCaataaatcatgcaactgaCTTCTCTTAGTCCGTGATATATTGACATTTTCTCGATGACCCATAGATTTAGTCTCATCTCCAAACTGTTGCTCAGAAGTTTCAGCCAAGCTAGCCCAAGGAATAGATAACACCGAAGGCGCTGTTGTAGTTACTTTAGCATTTTCCTTGGCCATTTCCCTCTGTGCTTTCAATTGTTCCTCTGCTTGAATTTCCAACAGTGATTTGGTTCTAACACCTGGAGGAGGTTTCCATGACTGAGGATGGGTAGAGGAAATTTCCACATCATGAACTTGATTGGAGATATGAGATGATACATTTTCCGATTTTGCAAGATCTTGATACGATCGAGGAAAACCTTTCTCTTCATAAACAGTCACCTTGCTGCCCTCAATAGATCCAGAGTTCAGAGTTTTCTTAGATAGTGAGTCTACAGTACTCTCTTTTCCTGAAGGAGCATCAATAACTGCAAAGTACCGCGTGAAACTAGCAGAACATTCTTTCCGAGGTGCATGGCCCATCATCTCATGGGGCAACCATAAAGCAGGAGCCCAACTTTCCGAGAAACCAATAACCTGACCAGGCAGTTGTATCTCATGCATACCATGACAAGGTAACTTCTGAGCAAGTTCAAGTATCTCTTGTGTTCTTTGAAGACAAAGCTTCAAACAATCACCAGATGACAATGAAATATGATTTGTCCCATAAGGATCATAAAGCTGCTGCGAGGAACAATCATGAGGTGGGACCTGAGAAATgtgttgttgctgttgttgatGCTCCTGCTGCCTGAGTTGTAGGATGTTGTTCAGTAGAGAGGATTGAGGTTGAGGGATTCCAGGCATCAGTGGCTGCAACTGTAGTTCTGATGGCAGATACTGTTGTTGCgatatgtttaactgaggatcCTGAGATATTTCACTGAGAAAATTTTCTGGCTGCATGATTTGTGAGTTCAAACAAGCCAAAGTTGGTTGATTCTGGGATGCAGAGTAATGCTGTTGAGGATCAATACCTATTTGCTGAGAATTGTGCAGATTTTGGTGCATATGTACCTCTTGAACAGGATCTATACCGCACACACCAGGATGCAGATTCCCAGACTCAGGAGTATCTGACCAAAGTGGCAATCCAGAATTAGTAGCAGGTGCTTGATGTTTTCCTGCAGGAAGCAGCACTGAGAGCAGGTTAACATTCTGAGGTTGGAGAGCTTCACTTGATGGGTCAATCATTTGATGGAACAATATTGAGTGCGTAGTTGACTGAGTTGaatctttcttttgtttctgtGCAACTGATATGATATCACCTTCTATTTGAAAGGAATTCTCCCTCTCTAACAGCCTCTTCTGTTCTGCAAGATAGTTTACGCTATTCACACCATCACTGCCAGAAACAAAAAGGTTGCCAAATATACTGATCCGTTCATTCATACCTGAAATCAAAAGAAAACGGCATTACATCTTGGAACAAAATATACAGGCAGAGATAAAATAATGTCATGAGATGGGCATAAAGAATGACATTGATGAGAAACCAACCTCTAGTGACAGGGCTAGTTTCTGCTCTGGGATTCTGGGTGTTACTAGACATTGGAGACTCCAGAAAGTGATTTTCAGCTTCAGTTACACTACCATTCTTGTTTATGGACCCGTAATCAGATATCTCAAGATAAGCTGATCCTAGATGTGGCATACTTCTTGGTTTGGCATTGCTGAAGCCTGGAGGCACCCTTACCTTTGCTCGTAAGTGTGGCATGACATCCCCAAGTAATAAGAAAGGAGAATCACAAGGAGCACTTGCAACACGGACCAGCAAATCAATACCATAAAAACCAGCCTCGAACCAACCAATGATGTCAGATCCAGAAAAAGGGCCCTGGGTTCGCCCCTTTGGATCTTTGTAGTATAAAGAAAGGTTTTCTGGACTGATAATGTCATCTACACCAACTTTAGTTCCTGGGTCCAAGTCATTGTATTGCTGTCCAAATTCAATAGATGGCCCATGGATATGACCACCAATAGACTCAGATTCTTGTGGAGCAGTATAAGAAGATTTATCAGACTTTAAGCGCTCGCTTAAATCAGCACCCCCAGGAATTCCTAGCAAAGACAACACAGATAATACAATTTAGTGAATAAGCTATAAAAATTTATGTGAGAAGATAAAGCAGTAATGCATACTATCATGATTACAATTTTAAAGGGCTAAGGATCCAAGATGCAGGCAAAATGCAACAAAATGGATATCTATAATATTGGTATACACCGGTTTTTTTCTTGGGTAGCTGTAATTTCAGATGAAATAAATTGAAGGAAATAGATTGAATACATTCACCAGATTTGGGTACTATCCACAGAACATTTCCTAGGTGCAAAAATCATAAGTATATCAATCCTGCAAACATATTatccttttatttatttctatAAGGAAACATGTGGATGTGGTTGTAGGTTATCTGGTTTAAACGGTAGCAACAGAAAAGGAACACCATAAAATATTCTGATGAATACATTCAGAAATATATTTTTGTTAGTAAATTTGTCACTCTCAAGCATGAACAAGTCTGCTGATATGAATCCATCAAAGTTCCATGAAATGTCTGTATTTAGAGCATATTAAGTAACACCATTACACAATCCTGGGGAGAACACCACACGGGAAGCTGGTACTAACCAAATACATTGAATTCACAATATATGCATGAGCTCTACCACATACCTCTGATACTTCTGGTTATTTTGCCCTTGAAATCTTCACTGCTTCCTGATTGATCTTCTTTTCCAGCTGCATAAAGGGAGTAAAAAACAATCAGCACATGATTCAAAAGCTTCTGCACATTGATAACAAAAGTCAGAAGCTGCTTCTCACTTAGGTTTGATTGTTCTAATGGCACCACATCTGGATTACTTTTTCCAACAGaaccatctttgcaagcttgtGCACAACTGTTTGTGACATCTCCTCTTTCAATTCCTTTCAAAATCACCTATTAACACAAGGAAAATTAAAAGATAAGAATCTTATGATCACAAGACCTCCCTGTGCCAGTAAAGACAAAATAATAGTAAAAATTACCGCTTCTTCAGCATTAGGTGCGATGAGGGCTAAAGGCTCCATAGGATCTTCTTGCCACAGTGAGATCTCCTCAGTATCATCTAATGGCATTACAAAGTTTCTAACATCAGTTGTTCTGTAAATTTCAAGCAATTTCATCCTGCTATATCGCAGAGAGTCTCTAGATGCACCACCAGGCCTGGCAGAAAGTACGCCAAGGTGGAATGGGCGTGAAGATTGACTATTGACTCTGCTCGTAACAGATGTAAACCTTCTGTGAAAACTTGTAGAGTTTGGGCTATCACTTTCCTGCCTCTCCCTACTGTATCCAAATGAAGCAGATGGCTTCTGCGGAGCCAGGGAAAGATGATCAGATGTACCACCCGTGCCACGGCTCACAAAATTGCTGGAGTTCCATGACCGAGAAATATTACTACTGTATGGCTTCTGTGGAGCCAGGGAAAGATGATCAGATGTACCACCCGTGCCACGGCTCACAAAATTGCTGGAGTTCCATGATCGAGAAATATTACTGTCCCTTTCATTCCCCTGCTCAGGATCACAAACATCTTTCCCATGACCTGTATCGTGAGAGAAAACTTTTTCACGGGGAGTGTCATCTTTTCTATCTGAATATGACCTGTCACGCCAATTTTCAGAATCTTTATTACTGGGACCCCTGCGAGCATTCCACTTATTATCACGGTATCGGTCATAGTTTCCCTCCTTACTATGTGCGCTTCCCCAGCGCTCTTGTGGACTCGGGTGGCTATCAAGATACTGCTTGGAGTCATCATAGGGCCGTCCCATCTTGTTCATATCACTATGTTCCTTTTCCGTTTCCCTCCACCGAATTCGATGGGAATCTGAATTCGGTTTGGTGTCATCATCACAACATTGGTCACGGTGGCCTGCTATTCTATCAAACACAGAAGGCCTGAAAACATCTCTTTTCTTTGCAGtattgttcctttcttcactgTTTCCTGATGTGTTTGCAGAATTAGAGAGGATACCAGGTGAATCAGTCTCCTGCAGCAAACAAATGAACATCAAATACATAAGACATCACTAAAACAGAAACGGCAATCTGAGGGTAATAGCTATCCAAAAGAAATTCTATTACTCAGCAGTCCACTTTGGTATTGTTACACATAATTAGCCAGAATAGCAAAAAAGAACAGTTTTCTGGCCCTATAGAAGTTACCAGGCTTTAGTCCATAAGATCTTGCTGAGAAGGGAAGAGAAAGTGCTACTAGAAAAACTGATTTGAATTATTGGTAAAAGAAAATGTGTTGTATACATATCTTCTACCCAAGAAGATATGAGTCCAAGGGGCCATGATATGTCTACTCTAGCTATCCTTTACTTCTTACGACAGTTGGATACCAAGATTATACAGATTCAAAGAATATATGGTGTCCAAACACCCGTAGATACTTGTCCAGTTCTGTCATTACCTTGTTTTCCCCCAGTTGTGGCTCAAGCAAACGAGTAGAGGGTGTGCTATTGATATCCAGTTCTGGTTTGTCTGCAGAAACAAAATAGTACCATAAGTAAGCGCAAAATCATTGTGTTCAGAAACAACAGAGACCAGGTCTCCATATTTAACCAGCAAATAATTTCCTTATGGACAAGACATGGACAGTCCATAGTGAAACATAAATATAAAaggcaaagaaacaaaaataaaccACAGAATTCAAGCATCTGTACAACTGTAACAGAGGATATTGGTTATGCTACGTTTAATGCAATAGTGTGAATTTGCTTGCACAGAAAAAATAAAGCTCAAAGCTATGAAGTAAA is a genomic window containing:
- the LOC117836373 gene encoding protein ESSENTIAL FOR POTEXVIRUS ACCUMULATION 1; this translates as MADDGDRENADPNRCSTPDAPPPPENTQDKPELDINSTPSTRLLEPQLGENKETDSPGILSNSANTSGNSEERNNTAKKRDVFRPSVFDRIAGHRDQCCDDDTKPNSDSHRIRWRETEKEHSDMNKMGRPYDDSKQYLDSHPSPQERWGSAHSKEGNYDRYRDNKWNARRGPSNKDSENWRDRSYSDRKDDTPREKVFSHDTGHGKDVCDPEQGNERDSNISRSWNSSNFVSRGTGGTSDHLSLAPQKPYSSNISRSWNSSNFVSRGTGGTSDHLSLAPQKPSASFGYSRERQESDSPNSTSFHRRFTSVTSRVNSQSSRPFHLGVLSARPGGASRDSLRYSRMKLLEIYRTTDVRNFVMPLDDTEEISLWQEDPMEPLALIAPNAEEAVILKGIERGDVTNSCAQACKDGSVGKSNPDVVPLEQSNLTGKEDQSGSSEDFKGKITRSIRGIPGGADLSERLKSDKSSYTAPQESESIGGHIHGPSIEFGQQYNDLDPGTKVGVDDIISPENLSLYYKDPKGRTQGPFSGSDIIGWFEAGFYGIDLLVRVASAPCDSPFLLLGDVMPHLRAKVRVPPGFSNAKPRSMPHLGSAYLEISDYGSINKNGSVTEAENHFLESPMSSNTQNPRAETSPVTRGMNERISIFGNLFVSGSDGVNSVNYLAEQKRLLERENSFQIEGDIISVAQKQKKDSTQSTTHSILFHQMIDPSSEALQPQNVNLLSVLLPAGKHQAPATNSGLPLWSDTPESGNLHPGVCGIDPVQEVHMHQNLHNSQQIGIDPQQHYSASQNQPTLACLNSQIMQPENFLSEISQDPQLNISQQQYLPSELQLQPLMPGIPQPQSSLLNNILQLRQQEHQQQQQHISQVPPHDCSSQQLYDPYGTNHISLSSGDCLKLCLQRTQEILELAQKLPCHGMHEIQLPGQVIGFSESWAPALWLPHEMMGHAPRKECSASFTRYFAVIDAPSGKESTVDSLSKKTLNSGSIEGSKVTVYEEKGFPRSYQDLAKSENVSSHISNQVHDVEISSTHPQSWKPPPGVRTKSLLEIQAEEQLKAQREMAKENAKVTTTAPSVLSIPWASLAETSEQQFGDETKSMGHRENVNISRTKRSQLHDLLAEEVLVKSNDKDAVIIDSADDTSFPPLAPYATQCDAHYLDDGDFIEVKDTRKKRNKAEKSKGSAVKAPAPLGSFNPSVVSVPIEKGKSVTQAQQEKDELPPQPSAPSLGDFVPWKNDEANAAPGPAWFTDTLQVCKPLSLRDIQMEERESGSLQQVVPASSHAKEPMNQQSHGNDSSLQGSGSPPLGVTKTLQMTSHVSSHSYTNSDEDLFWGSREHAKQDKSEFQSTSESGGSVFNMASAALDIQKKGKKGTRLSSSLLGFKVHSNRIMMGEIMHAED